The SAR324 cluster bacterium genomic interval TGCCAGTTCTCTTCGCTGGTTGGAATTGCCAATGCGCTAACGTTGCAGACGACGATGTCCAGACCACCCAATGCTTTGGTAGAGTCGTGAACCCATTGCTCCAGCGCTTCCTTGTTCCCCACATCGAGAGCGGTTCCCAGCACAGTCGGGCCTTTGCCACTCAGGTCGTCCTGGGCCTGTTGCACTTCGGCGGCATTGCGTGCACAGAAGGCTACGTGAGTGCCTTCTCCCACAAAAGCCTCCACGATCGCCCGTCCGATTCCCTTGGTTCCACCGGTCACTAACGCTTTCTTGCCCTTCAATCCAAGATCCATCTGCTGCTCCTGTTGGTAAGTGTTGAATCGCTGATGTGATCAGCCAATTAGCCAGAGTGTACTTTCCTCTTCCTGTTCAAACAATCATTTCCCACTGACCCAGTTGATCATGTAAGTCCTGTAGTAGGTCTGCGTTGTCCTGTGCGATTGAGCCATCCTGCTTCCACCAGCCATTCTCAAAACCCACCCGACAGTCCCAACCCCGCTTTGCCGCTTCGACCAGGCAGGGGATCTGCCCTAGACCAAAGGCACAAACCATCACTTGTTCCGGAATATCGGTTTCCAGCGCCTGCAGGGTAGTCTCAACCTGATTCAACTCAGCAGGATCACTGTTGCCATCGATGGAATAACGCCCAAGAACCCAGAGGATCGAGAGAGATGCTGGACGCGGTAACACACCCTGAGTGATCCAGTCAAAAAGCTGTCGTAGGTCGTTAGCGTCATAGAGAATGTGCTGGATACGAATTTGGCTTTGGGACAATTCAGCGTAGAAATCCCGCACAACCTTGCTGTCTGGCTCCCGTGCCATTTCCCGAACCGACAATGAGATCCAATACGGACGCAAGTCCAACACCAGTTGGCGCTGTTCAGGAGCCTGATAGATTCCAGCAGCTTCAGTGGTCACCTGTACTTCCAGTGCTGGGACTGTTTCCTTCAACAGGGCGAGGAGTTCCCGGTAGCGTCCAGCATCCAATAGATGTGACTGATCTGCGTTGCGGATGTGAGCATGCAGACCCTGCGCTCCCACTTGCCAGCAAGCCAGGGCGGTCTGTACCAATTCTGGCGAGGTTACGGGCAGAGCAGGATGATCGGTCTTGGTCTTGCGGGCACCATTCGGGGCAACCATCAGGTATGTCATGCGGCTTGATCGAGTGCAGGAAGGGTCGCATTCAGAGTAGAGGAGAGCCGGCTCACGATCAGATCCAATTCCTCATCATTGATGATGAACGGTGGAGCCAGCAGGATGTGATGTCCTCGTCGACCATCAATCGTTCCACCCATCGGATAGCAGAGCAGACCTTGCTGCATTGCGGTGTGGCGAATCTGTTCCGGAAGATTGAATTTTGGATTGAGAGGCTCTTTCGTTTGTTTGTCCTGCACCAGCTCGATCCCAAGGAAGAGACCTCGACCACGGACGTCCCCCACATTCGGATGTTCGGCAAATTGCTGTTGCAGAACTTGGTATAGGCGCTCACCTTTTTCTTTCACTCGCACGGGGAGATTCTGTGAAAGCATCTCCTGGAGAACAGCAACCCCAGCAGCACAGGCCGTTGGATGTCCCTGGTAGGTGTGTCCATGCTGAAAAAATCCACTCCCCTGGGCAATCGCCTGGTAGATCGTGTCCGTGCAGAGCATCGCTCCAATCGGTTGCAGTCCGGCTCCAAGGCCTTTGGCGATGCACACAACATCTGGTGCAATCCCTTCCTGC includes:
- a CDS encoding 3-keto-5-aminohexanoate cleavage protein, which codes for MTYLMVAPNGARKTKTDHPALPVTSPELVQTALACWQVGAQGLHAHIRNADQSHLLDAGRYRELLALLKETVPALEVQVTTEAAGIYQAPEQRQLVLDLRPYWISLSVREMAREPDSKVVRDFYAELSQSQIRIQHILYDANDLRQLFDWITQGVLPRPASLSILWVLGRYSIDGNSDPAELNQVETTLQALETDIPEQVMVCAFGLGQIPCLVEAAKRGWDCRVGFENGWWKQDGSIAQDNADLLQDLHDQLGQWEMIV